Proteins encoded by one window of Massilia sp. NR 4-1:
- a CDS encoding TonB-dependent siderophore receptor, with product MKSPNTLLLSSITLAVLTLAQQAQAQAQAGAEQAAPPAPSKEVQAEIQQVVVTGVAAAGGIRKVDSAFSITTANEEQLKAAAPTSTADILKLVPGVYAEATGGQSGANIEVRGFPSGSDSPFVSVQMQGNPIYPVPTLSFFEGSSAFRLDDTIERVEVLRGGPSTIFSSGQPGATMNFILKKGTDTPEGSIRFSTGTGELRRVDLFYGGKISDGWYGTVGGFYRKTNGVRDAGFPADDGSQITATLTRKLDQGELTLYARRTDDKNAFYTGVPLISSNEGRTISEFPGFDPLKGTLMSNEMRRFTVEAGPGKTLTYNLGDGRGLKATVFGAEFDQQFGGWTVSNKFNRFDGDMNTIAMFTGNNPLSMGAYNAAALKANGGTAATATYLDGTPVADSQQVVQAGLWAVEKKMKSFSDELRVSKEWMKDNVVTLGGYFADYSSDDTWYLGSSHLMTAVPNARLINVKLNNGVVVSNNGKEGPVFYAPNASYDGRNTAFYISNDWKLNEQVRLDAGVRRERQKLDATISQLTTGDTDGNPLTVYNNNTSMPTGAYTALHRSDSATSFTVGGNYKLSKDSSVFARANTGHTFVSFDDLRNAGSQKSVDDRNFLPTPKIKQIEVGYKAVGQLFSAYINYFHTEFDGIAFQQILANGNILNSVSGSKGNGVEVEFAVRPVRDLTLNLTGNYQDSTYKDNPLTAGKQVQRQPKLQFRFTPTYRVGLGDGNAVKLYGTYTQIGARWADQANQQYLPKYNTVDLGALFTFGDKIEVRLSANNVGNELGLTEGNSRLTTGNSGPINARPLFGRSWEASLMYRF from the coding sequence ATGAAAAGCCCAAATACGCTCTTGCTGTCCTCGATCACGCTGGCCGTTCTGACCCTCGCCCAACAAGCCCAGGCCCAGGCGCAAGCCGGCGCCGAACAGGCCGCCCCCCCTGCTCCAAGCAAGGAAGTGCAGGCAGAAATACAACAGGTGGTCGTGACCGGCGTGGCCGCGGCCGGCGGCATCCGCAAAGTCGATTCCGCCTTCTCCATCACCACCGCCAATGAGGAACAGCTGAAAGCCGCTGCGCCCACCAGCACCGCCGACATCCTGAAACTGGTGCCGGGCGTGTATGCGGAAGCGACGGGCGGCCAGTCGGGCGCCAATATCGAGGTGCGCGGCTTCCCTTCCGGTTCGGACTCGCCGTTTGTCTCGGTGCAGATGCAGGGCAATCCGATTTATCCGGTGCCGACCCTGTCCTTCTTCGAAGGTTCCTCCGCCTTCCGCCTGGACGATACGATCGAGCGCGTGGAAGTGCTGCGCGGCGGGCCGAGCACCATCTTCTCCAGCGGCCAGCCCGGCGCGACCATGAACTTCATCCTGAAAAAGGGCACGGATACGCCGGAAGGCAGCATCCGCTTCAGCACCGGCACGGGCGAACTGCGCCGCGTCGACCTCTTCTATGGTGGCAAAATTTCCGACGGCTGGTATGGCACGGTGGGCGGCTTCTACCGCAAGACCAACGGCGTGCGCGACGCGGGTTTCCCGGCCGACGACGGCAGCCAGATCACGGCCACGCTGACGCGCAAGCTCGACCAGGGCGAACTGACCCTCTACGCGCGCCGCACCGACGACAAGAATGCCTTCTATACCGGCGTCCCGCTGATTTCCAGCAATGAGGGACGCACGATCAGCGAGTTCCCCGGCTTCGATCCGCTCAAGGGCACGCTGATGAGCAATGAGATGCGCCGCTTCACCGTGGAAGCCGGTCCCGGCAAGACGCTGACCTATAACCTGGGCGATGGTCGTGGCTTGAAAGCCACAGTCTTCGGCGCCGAGTTCGATCAACAATTTGGCGGCTGGACCGTCTCCAACAAGTTCAACCGCTTCGACGGCGATATGAATACCATCGCCATGTTCACCGGCAACAATCCCCTGTCCATGGGCGCGTACAACGCCGCAGCGCTGAAAGCCAATGGCGGCACGGCGGCCACGGCCACCTATCTGGACGGCACGCCCGTGGCTGACAGCCAGCAAGTGGTGCAGGCCGGCCTGTGGGCGGTCGAGAAAAAGATGAAATCCTTCAGCGACGAGCTGCGCGTCAGCAAGGAGTGGATGAAGGATAACGTCGTCACCCTGGGCGGCTATTTCGCCGATTACTCCTCGGACGATACCTGGTATCTGGGCAGCAGCCACCTGATGACGGCCGTGCCGAATGCGCGCCTGATCAATGTGAAGCTTAACAATGGCGTGGTGGTATCCAACAACGGCAAGGAAGGCCCGGTGTTCTATGCGCCGAACGCTTCCTATGACGGCCGCAATACCGCCTTCTACATCAGCAACGACTGGAAGCTGAACGAGCAGGTGCGGCTCGACGCCGGCGTGCGCCGCGAACGGCAGAAGCTGGACGCCACCATCTCCCAGCTGACCACGGGCGACACCGACGGCAATCCGCTCACCGTCTACAACAACAATACCTCGATGCCGACCGGCGCCTACACCGCCCTGCACCGCAGCGACTCGGCCACTTCCTTCACCGTGGGCGGCAATTACAAGCTGAGCAAGGATTCCAGCGTGTTCGCACGCGCCAACACCGGCCATACGTTTGTGTCCTTCGACGACCTGCGCAATGCCGGTAGCCAGAAGAGCGTGGACGACCGCAACTTCCTGCCGACGCCGAAAATCAAGCAGATCGAAGTGGGCTACAAGGCCGTGGGCCAGCTGTTCAGCGCCTACATCAACTACTTCCACACCGAGTTCGATGGCATCGCCTTCCAGCAGATCCTCGCCAATGGCAATATCCTGAACTCGGTCAGCGGCTCCAAGGGCAATGGCGTGGAAGTCGAGTTCGCCGTGCGTCCGGTGCGCGACCTGACCCTGAACCTGACCGGCAACTACCAGGATTCCACCTACAAGGACAATCCACTCACGGCCGGCAAGCAAGTGCAGCGCCAGCCCAAGCTGCAATTCCGCTTCACGCCGACCTACCGCGTCGGCCTGGGCGACGGCAATGCCGTCAAGCTCTACGGTACTTACACCCAGATCGGCGCGCGCTGGGCCGACCAGGCCAATCAGCAATACCTGCCCAAGTACAACACCGTGGACTTGGGCGCCCTGTTCACCTTCGGCGACAAGATCGAAGTACGCCTGAGCGCAAACAATGTCGGCAACGAGCTGGGCCTGACCGAAGGCAATTCTCGCCTGACCACCGGCAATAGCGGCCCGATCAATGCCCGTCCCCTGTTCGGCCGCTCGTGGGAAGCCTCGCTGATGTACCGCTTCTAA
- a CDS encoding MBL fold metallo-hydrolase gives MKRLILLLGALLIMAYTTTLTGNTANYAESPQQKEGKFRNPVAMNQMGLRKALSIWWKFAFDKPAGTVPTQVIPVQTITRAQLLAAPDNSLYRLGHSTVLLKLHGQFWLTDPVFSERASPVQWAGPARFHAPPISIEELPPIRGVILSHDHYDHLDYAAIQQLAGKVEVFLTPLGVGDRLIGWGVPAAKVRQLDWWQTTTVDGLRLSATPAQHFSGRTPFDGNKTLWASWVIDSGDLRIFFSGDSGYFKGFKEIGDKHGPFDLTLLETGAYDPQWPDVHMQPEETLQAHKDLRGKVLLPIHNGTFDLALHAWDDPFQRIAALAAEHNQTLATPEIGQMLNIRGPEPTGAWWAATK, from the coding sequence ATGAAACGTCTGATCTTGCTTTTGGGAGCGCTACTGATTATGGCTTACACCACCACGCTGACCGGCAACACCGCCAACTACGCCGAGTCGCCGCAGCAAAAAGAGGGCAAATTCCGCAATCCGGTCGCAATGAACCAGATGGGCTTGCGCAAAGCGCTCAGCATCTGGTGGAAATTCGCCTTCGACAAACCGGCCGGCACCGTGCCTACCCAAGTCATCCCCGTGCAGACGATCACCCGCGCCCAATTGCTGGCCGCGCCCGACAACAGCCTCTACCGCCTCGGCCACTCCACCGTGCTGCTCAAGCTGCATGGCCAATTCTGGCTGACCGACCCCGTGTTCTCCGAACGTGCCTCGCCCGTGCAATGGGCCGGCCCGGCGCGCTTCCATGCGCCCCCGATCAGCATCGAAGAACTGCCGCCGATCCGTGGCGTCATTCTCTCGCATGACCACTACGACCACCTCGACTATGCCGCCATCCAGCAACTGGCCGGCAAAGTTGAAGTTTTCCTGACCCCGCTTGGCGTCGGCGACCGCCTGATCGGCTGGGGCGTGCCCGCCGCCAAGGTCCGCCAGCTCGACTGGTGGCAAACGACCACCGTGGATGGCCTGCGCCTGAGCGCCACCCCGGCCCAGCACTTCTCCGGCCGCACCCCGTTCGACGGTAACAAGACGCTATGGGCCTCCTGGGTCATCGACAGCGGCGACCTGCGCATCTTCTTCAGCGGCGACAGCGGCTACTTCAAAGGCTTCAAGGAAATCGGCGACAAGCATGGCCCCTTCGACCTCACCCTGCTCGAAACCGGCGCGTATGATCCCCAATGGCCCGACGTCCACATGCAGCCCGAAGAAACCCTGCAAGCGCACAAAGACCTGCGAGGCAAAGTCCTGTTGCCCATCCATAACGGCACCTTCGACCTCGCCTTGCACGCCTGGGACGACCCCTTCCAGCGCATTGCCGCCCTCGCAGCCGAGCACAATCAAACCCTGGCCACCCCCGAAATCGGCCAGATGCTCAATATTCGCGGTCCGGAACCCACCGGCGCGTGGTGGGCTGCGACGAAGTAA
- a CDS encoding TetR/AcrR family transcriptional regulator, whose amino-acid sequence MTTERLTERKRAAIVQAAIAEFRQHGFDATSMDKIAATAGVSKRTVYNHFPAKEELFAEILQELWNCSAPLDALAYRPGVPLRAQLLELMRQKMLLLQDEYFLDVARVAIAEAIHRPQRAREMVERLADKEEGVTGFIRAAQQDGQLQEGDPAFISHLLQGQLKAFAFWPQVAMGQPPLDAERQQAVIETAVDMFLSYFGR is encoded by the coding sequence ATGACTACCGAACGCCTTACCGAACGCAAACGCGCCGCCATCGTGCAGGCCGCCATCGCGGAATTCCGCCAGCATGGTTTCGACGCCACCAGCATGGACAAGATCGCCGCCACGGCCGGCGTGTCGAAGCGCACCGTGTACAACCATTTCCCGGCCAAGGAGGAGCTGTTCGCGGAAATCCTGCAGGAGCTGTGGAATTGCAGCGCCCCGCTGGACGCCCTCGCCTACCGTCCCGGCGTGCCGCTGCGCGCGCAGCTGCTGGAATTGATGCGGCAAAAAATGCTGCTGCTGCAGGACGAATATTTCCTCGACGTGGCGCGCGTGGCCATCGCCGAAGCGATCCACCGTCCGCAGCGTGCGCGCGAGATGGTGGAGCGCCTGGCCGACAAGGAGGAAGGCGTGACGGGCTTTATCCGCGCCGCCCAACAGGACGGCCAGTTGCAGGAGGGCGACCCGGCCTTCATCTCCCATCTGCTGCAAGGCCAGTTGAAAGCCTTCGCCTTCTGGCCACAAGTGGCGATGGGCCAGCCGCCGCTGGACGCTGAACGCCAGCAGGCCGTGATTGAAACGGCCGTCGATATGTTCCTGTCCTACTTCGGCCGCTAA
- a CDS encoding MoaD/ThiS family protein, with product MAQIIFTQQLARFLPVPQLATQAATLRAALDGAFAGNARLRGYVLDDQGHLRPNVVVFIDGKRCRDRALLDDPLQADSSIYILQALSGG from the coding sequence GTGGCGCAGATCATCTTCACCCAGCAGTTGGCGCGCTTCCTGCCCGTTCCGCAATTGGCGACGCAGGCGGCGACCCTGCGTGCCGCCCTCGATGGCGCTTTCGCCGGAAATGCGCGATTACGCGGCTATGTGCTGGACGATCAGGGCCATTTGCGCCCCAATGTCGTCGTCTTCATCGACGGCAAGCGCTGCCGCGACCGCGCGCTGCTCGACGACCCCTTGCAAGCCGATTCCAGCATCTATATTTTGCAGGCACTCTCAGGAGGCTGA
- a CDS encoding 2Fe-2S iron-sulfur cluster-binding protein gives MKIRVEPQGWEFETGEGRTVLAAAEQAGIRLPSSCRNGTCRTCFCHASGTVHYLVEWPGLSLDEKREGFILPCVAVADSDLVISVPAARQA, from the coding sequence ATGAAAATCCGGGTTGAGCCGCAGGGCTGGGAATTCGAGACGGGGGAGGGCCGCACCGTGCTGGCGGCGGCCGAACAGGCGGGCATCCGCCTGCCCAGTTCCTGCCGCAACGGCACTTGCCGCACCTGCTTCTGCCACGCCAGCGGTACGGTGCATTACCTGGTCGAGTGGCCGGGGCTGAGCCTGGACGAAAAGCGCGAAGGCTTCATCCTGCCCTGCGTCGCCGTGGCGGACAGCGACCTGGTGATCTCGGTGCCGGCCGCGCGCCAGGCCTGA